From Polynucleobacter sp. MWH-Braz-FAM2G, a single genomic window includes:
- the metH gene encoding methionine synthase, which yields MNQVDKKAMPTMKLSGLEPFNVTADVGFVNIGERTNVTGSKAFARMILNNQFDEALAVARQQVENGAQVIDINMDEAMLDSEAAMTRFLNLIASEPDIARVPIMIDSSKWSVIEAGLKCIQGKPIVNSISLKEGEEPFRKQARLIRRYGAASVVMAFDEIGQADTFKRKTEICQRCYDILVNEIGFPAEDIIFDPNIFAIATGIEEHDNYAVDFINATRWIKENLPGAKVSGGVSNVSFSFRGNDRVREAIHTVFLYHAIQAGMDMGIVNAGQLGVYADLDPELRERVEDVVLNRFKEKDGKTPTERLLDIADQFKGGGAKQVENLAWREAPVRERLTHALVHGITTFIEEDTEELRVEIMGAGGRPIEVIEGPLMDGMNVVGDLFGAGKMFLPQVVKSARVMKQAVAILIPYIEEEKRQHIAAGGEAKAKGKIVMATVKGDVHDIGKNIVTVVLQCNNFEVANMGVMVPCAEILKHAKEENADIVGLSGLITPSLEEMTYVAQEMQRDDYFRERQIPLMIGGATTSRVHTAVKIAPHYDGPVVYVPDASRSVSVASSLLSDESAKKFIQDLRDDYARIREQHANKKAVPTISLEAARKNREMLDWSSYVPEKPKFIGRRVFKNFALSDIAKYIDWTPFFQTWDLAGKFPAILDDEVVGIEARKVYEDAQMLLNKLIQGQWLQADAVVAFYPANTIGDDIVLYSDESREHPLFVWHNLRQQSERPVVDGVRRPNRCLADYVAPKDSGVADYLGCFAVTTGHGLEKKVAEFQAKHDDYSAIMLKALADRLAEAFAELMHHRVRTDLWGYATDEILTNDQMINEEYRGIRPAPGYPACPAHEVKEDLLRVIGSEDIGMTLTESMAMNPASSVSGFYLAHPDARYFNVGKLSDDQVEDLAKRRGQTVEDTRRQLASLLD from the coding sequence ATGAACCAAGTCGATAAAAAAGCAATGCCTACAATGAAGCTTTCAGGTCTCGAGCCATTTAATGTTACTGCTGATGTTGGTTTTGTGAATATTGGTGAACGCACCAATGTCACAGGCTCTAAAGCATTTGCACGCATGATTTTGAATAATCAATTTGATGAAGCACTCGCTGTGGCTCGTCAACAAGTTGAGAACGGCGCTCAAGTAATTGATATCAATATGGATGAGGCGATGCTGGATTCTGAGGCGGCTATGACTCGCTTCTTAAATTTAATTGCATCCGAACCTGATATTGCACGCGTTCCGATCATGATTGATTCATCTAAGTGGAGCGTCATCGAAGCGGGATTGAAGTGTATTCAGGGCAAACCCATCGTCAACTCAATTTCTTTAAAAGAGGGTGAAGAGCCTTTTAGAAAGCAAGCGCGTTTAATACGTCGTTATGGTGCTGCATCTGTAGTGATGGCTTTTGATGAAATTGGACAAGCCGATACTTTTAAACGTAAGACAGAGATTTGTCAGCGTTGCTATGACATTTTGGTGAATGAAATTGGCTTTCCAGCTGAAGACATTATTTTTGACCCAAATATTTTTGCGATTGCCACTGGCATTGAAGAGCACGATAACTATGCAGTAGATTTTATTAATGCCACGCGATGGATTAAAGAAAATTTACCGGGCGCTAAGGTAAGTGGTGGTGTTTCCAATGTGAGCTTCTCCTTCCGCGGCAATGATCGGGTTCGTGAGGCTATTCATACGGTGTTCTTGTATCACGCCATACAGGCTGGTATGGATATGGGTATTGTGAATGCAGGGCAATTGGGTGTTTATGCTGACCTTGATCCTGAGCTACGTGAGCGCGTAGAAGATGTGGTTCTGAATCGCTTTAAAGAGAAGGATGGCAAAACACCAACAGAACGCTTATTGGATATTGCTGATCAATTTAAGGGTGGTGGCGCTAAGCAGGTTGAGAATCTAGCTTGGCGTGAGGCACCAGTGCGCGAGCGACTTACGCATGCTCTTGTGCATGGAATTACTACTTTCATTGAAGAAGATACCGAAGAATTGCGCGTTGAAATTATGGGCGCGGGTGGTAGGCCAATTGAGGTAATTGAAGGTCCTCTTATGGATGGTATGAACGTTGTCGGCGATTTATTTGGTGCCGGCAAAATGTTTTTACCGCAAGTAGTCAAAAGTGCGCGTGTGATGAAGCAAGCCGTTGCAATTTTGATTCCATATATTGAAGAAGAAAAGCGCCAACACATTGCTGCTGGTGGCGAGGCCAAAGCCAAAGGCAAAATTGTGATGGCCACCGTGAAGGGCGACGTTCATGATATTGGAAAAAATATCGTGACAGTTGTTCTGCAATGTAATAACTTTGAAGTAGCCAACATGGGTGTAATGGTTCCTTGCGCAGAGATTCTGAAGCATGCCAAGGAAGAGAATGCTGACATTGTTGGCTTATCTGGTTTAATTACACCGTCTCTGGAAGAGATGACCTATGTTGCGCAAGAGATGCAGCGCGATGATTATTTCCGTGAACGTCAAATACCGCTCATGATTGGTGGCGCTACCACCTCCCGTGTGCATACTGCTGTAAAGATTGCCCCACACTATGATGGCCCAGTCGTCTATGTGCCAGATGCATCTCGATCAGTTTCTGTTGCTTCTAGTCTTTTATCGGATGAGAGCGCCAAAAAGTTTATTCAAGATTTGCGCGATGATTACGCGCGGATTCGCGAGCAACATGCCAACAAAAAAGCGGTTCCAACTATTTCTTTAGAGGCGGCCCGCAAAAATCGTGAGATGCTAGATTGGTCATCATACGTACCCGAGAAGCCAAAGTTTATTGGGCGCCGTGTATTTAAAAACTTTGCACTCAGTGATATTGCTAAATATATCGACTGGACACCTTTCTTTCAGACTTGGGACTTAGCAGGAAAATTTCCAGCGATCTTGGATGATGAGGTTGTGGGAATTGAGGCTCGCAAGGTATACGAGGATGCTCAAATGTTGCTCAATAAACTCATTCAGGGGCAATGGTTACAGGCAGATGCCGTAGTTGCTTTTTATCCTGCAAACACTATTGGTGACGATATTGTTTTGTATAGCGATGAATCTCGTGAGCATCCTTTATTTGTTTGGCATAACTTGCGTCAACAATCTGAGCGACCAGTTGTTGATGGTGTGCGAAGACCCAATCGTTGCTTAGCCGATTATGTTGCGCCTAAAGATTCTGGTGTCGCTGATTACCTTGGTTGTTTTGCAGTTACAACAGGCCATGGTCTTGAAAAGAAGGTGGCGGAGTTTCAGGCAAAGCACGATGACTATAGCGCCATTATGTTGAAGGCCTTAGCAGATCGTTTGGCAGAAGCTTTTGCTGAATTGATGCACCATCGAGTGCGTACTGACTTATGGGGCTACGCAACTGATGAGATTTTGACTAATGATCAAATGATTAACGAAGAGTATCGTGGAATTCGTCCGGCGCCTGGATACCCAGCTTGCCCTGCGCATGAGGTTAAGGAAGATTTATTGCGCGTGATTGGTTCTGAAGATATTGGGATGACTCTGACAGAGTCGATGGCAATGAATCCAGCATCTAGCGTAAGCGGCTTCTATTTGGCACATCCAGATGCGCGTTACTTTAATGTAGGCAAACTCTCAGATGATCAGGTTGAGGATCTAGCAAAACGCCGAGGCCAGACCGTAGAGGATACTCGTCGCCAGTTAGCGAGTTTATTGGATTAA
- the argS gene encoding arginine--tRNA ligase: MLSTNKNRLIEMLSAALAGLAQERGLEAPPVPRLERPKAVDHGDVACNIALQLSKAWKFNPRELAQALVERLQQQAGFNELIASCEIAGPGFINFRLSNAAKTAVVQEILSAGAHFGESSSSNQSSQSAMIEFVSANPTGPLHVGHGRQAALGDALANLLATQGIRVHREFYYNDAGVQIANLALSVEARLQGLKPGDAAWPEQAYNGEYIAEIATAFKESPQFKNDLEAIRQFAVAYLRNEQDIDLKTFGIQFDCYYLESSLYTDGSVAQIVDDLQSIGKTYESEGALWLRTTDDGDDKDRVMRKSDGTFTYFVPDVAYHTSKWKRGFQKVINVQGSDHHGTIARVRSGLQGVAQKRGWDIPKTYPDYVLHKMVTVMRHGEEVKISKRAGSYVTVRDLVEWSGGVTPEMTPDERELALQRGRDAVRFFLISRKADTEFVFDIDLALQQNDENPVFYVQYAHARISSILQQWGGQLSDLSSVDLSLLQSKASDHLLRRLAEYPEVLTAAAEELAPHALAFYLRDLAGDFHTFYNADRVLVDDQDLKLARLALLSATRQVLQNGLKVLGVSAPAKM, encoded by the coding sequence ATGTTGTCCACTAATAAAAATCGCTTAATTGAAATGCTGAGTGCCGCATTGGCGGGCTTGGCTCAGGAGCGGGGTCTAGAGGCGCCTCCTGTACCCCGTTTGGAGCGCCCAAAAGCCGTTGATCATGGCGATGTAGCCTGTAATATCGCCCTCCAGCTTTCTAAGGCCTGGAAATTCAACCCACGTGAGCTAGCTCAAGCTTTGGTCGAGCGCCTGCAACAGCAAGCTGGCTTTAATGAGCTGATTGCATCTTGTGAAATTGCTGGCCCTGGATTTATTAATTTTCGACTCAGCAATGCAGCCAAGACTGCAGTAGTTCAAGAGATCCTCTCCGCGGGCGCCCATTTTGGGGAGTCTTCCTCAAGCAATCAATCCTCTCAGAGCGCCATGATTGAGTTTGTTTCCGCCAATCCGACTGGTCCATTGCATGTGGGTCATGGAAGGCAGGCAGCGCTTGGTGATGCATTGGCAAATTTATTAGCGACACAGGGTATTCGGGTTCATCGTGAGTTTTACTACAACGATGCTGGTGTGCAAATTGCCAATTTAGCCTTATCTGTAGAGGCTCGTTTGCAGGGTCTAAAGCCAGGCGATGCTGCGTGGCCAGAACAGGCTTATAACGGTGAATATATTGCAGAGATCGCCACGGCATTTAAAGAATCTCCACAATTTAAGAATGATCTTGAGGCAATCCGTCAATTTGCAGTGGCGTACTTACGCAATGAACAAGATATTGATTTAAAAACTTTCGGTATTCAATTTGATTGCTATTACTTAGAGTCATCTTTGTACACGGATGGCAGTGTCGCTCAAATTGTTGACGATTTGCAGAGTATTGGCAAAACGTATGAATCTGAAGGTGCTTTGTGGTTAAGGACTACAGATGACGGCGACGATAAAGATCGCGTGATGCGAAAGTCGGACGGTACTTTTACGTACTTTGTGCCTGACGTTGCTTACCACACCAGTAAGTGGAAGCGTGGCTTCCAAAAGGTCATCAATGTACAAGGCAGTGATCATCATGGCACGATTGCCCGTGTTCGCTCAGGCTTGCAGGGCGTAGCTCAGAAGCGTGGTTGGGATATACCAAAAACATATCCAGACTATGTGTTGCATAAAATGGTAACGGTGATGCGTCATGGCGAAGAAGTGAAAATTTCTAAGCGCGCTGGTTCATATGTCACTGTGCGTGATTTGGTGGAGTGGTCTGGTGGCGTGACACCAGAGATGACGCCTGATGAAAGAGAATTGGCACTCCAGCGCGGTCGTGATGCTGTGCGTTTCTTTTTAATTTCTCGAAAGGCAGATACAGAATTTGTATTTGATATAGATTTAGCATTGCAGCAAAACGATGAAAACCCAGTGTTTTACGTTCAATATGCGCATGCACGAATTAGTTCAATCTTGCAGCAATGGGGCGGCCAGCTATCTGACTTAAGTTCAGTCGATCTCTCACTTTTACAAAGCAAGGCATCTGATCATTTGCTTCGTCGTTTGGCTGAATATCCTGAGGTATTGACTGCTGCAGCAGAGGAATTGGCTCCGCATGCACTCGCTTTTTATCTGCGTGATTTGGCTGGCGATTTCCACACCTTCTACAACGCTGATCGCGTATTGGTTGATGATCAGGATCTAAAGTTGGCGCGTCTTGCTTTGCTTTCCGCGACTCGTCAGGTTTTACAAAACGGTTTAAAAGTACTTGGAGTCTCTGCGCCGGCAAAGATGTAA
- a CDS encoding MBL fold metallo-hydrolase, which translates to MNTQNQFSAKAEVYYPLGDLLPEVGGSLEVAPGVRWLRMRLPFALDHINLWLLRDEIDGVAGWTIVDCGIANDETRASWEQVFATQLEGMPILRVIVTHMHPDHVGLSQWLCERWNVPLWISMTDYLTAQWLSCKEGGAAVGSRAGGGGSADHFQRHGLTAPEDLEKIRARSNYYSNMVPGVPRRYRRIMDGESILIGGREWKVIMGYGHAPEHASLFCKELGVLISGDMLLPRISTNVSVFDVDPDADPLGLYLDSIEKYLALPEDALVLPSHGKPFTGIKLRIAQLKAHHVDRLTDTLGACKKPAHAREIVPVLFKRELDIHQLTFAMGEAIAHLNYLLRRGKLRRQLCDDGVLRFSEV; encoded by the coding sequence ATGAACACTCAAAACCAATTCAGTGCCAAAGCTGAAGTCTATTATCCATTAGGAGACTTACTTCCGGAAGTGGGGGGCAGTCTTGAGGTCGCTCCAGGCGTTCGTTGGCTCAGAATGCGATTGCCTTTCGCTCTTGATCACATCAATTTGTGGTTATTGCGCGATGAAATTGATGGTGTAGCAGGCTGGACAATTGTTGACTGCGGCATAGCTAATGACGAGACAAGGGCATCTTGGGAGCAGGTATTTGCAACGCAGCTTGAGGGTATGCCGATCTTGCGAGTGATTGTCACCCATATGCATCCCGATCATGTAGGTTTATCACAATGGTTATGCGAAAGGTGGAATGTGCCTTTGTGGATTTCTATGACAGATTACTTAACTGCACAATGGTTAAGTTGCAAAGAGGGTGGTGCTGCGGTTGGATCGCGAGCTGGTGGCGGTGGCTCAGCAGATCACTTTCAGCGGCATGGTTTAACGGCACCTGAAGATTTGGAAAAAATTCGTGCTCGCTCAAATTACTATAGCAATATGGTTCCGGGCGTGCCACGTCGATATCGTCGCATTATGGACGGTGAGTCGATTTTGATCGGTGGGCGCGAATGGAAAGTGATCATGGGCTATGGGCATGCACCTGAGCACGCCTCTCTTTTTTGCAAAGAGCTTGGTGTCCTCATCTCAGGAGACATGCTTTTACCCCGTATATCAACTAATGTGAGCGTCTTTGATGTTGATCCTGATGCAGATCCGCTGGGTTTATATTTAGACTCTATTGAAAAGTATTTGGCCTTGCCTGAAGATGCCTTAGTTTTACCCTCGCACGGCAAGCCATTTACTGGGATCAAGCTGCGTATTGCGCAATTGAAAGCACATCATGTTGATCGTTTGACGGACACATTGGGTGCCTGCAAAAAACCGGCACATGCTAGAGAGATTGTGCCGGTTTTATTTAAACGTGAATTAGATATTCATCAACTCACATTTGCGATGGGGGAAGCTATTGCTCATCTGAATTACCTACTTCGTCGAGGTAAGTTGCGTCGCCAGCTTTGCGACGACGGCGTGTTGCGGTTTTCCGAGGTTTAG
- a CDS encoding DUF1840 domain-containing protein, with the protein MIYQFRSKAGPDVIMLADLTKRIFDILGRPLEPRGILTVEQLPGLITALETAILKDLEERAKVNEDSENGTEKPKLADRLGQRAYPFLELMKQAKAKDEPVMWGV; encoded by the coding sequence ATGATCTATCAATTTCGCTCGAAAGCTGGTCCGGATGTCATCATGCTTGCGGATCTGACCAAACGAATTTTCGATATTTTGGGGCGCCCCCTTGAGCCTCGGGGCATCCTCACAGTTGAACAACTCCCTGGTTTGATCACCGCTCTAGAGACTGCCATTCTTAAAGACCTCGAGGAGCGGGCAAAGGTTAATGAAGACTCTGAGAATGGTACTGAAAAGCCTAAACTAGCCGATCGCCTTGGTCAGCGCGCCTATCCATTTCTTGAGCTCATGAAACAAGCTAAAGCCAAGGATGAACCCGTAATGTGGGGCGTTTAA
- a CDS encoding PhaM family polyhydroxyalkanoate granule multifunctional regulatory protein, translated as MFGTIPEFNQSLEMFKTMWGQGAAGQAGQFPFTTDATKAAGGFGSAFPGLDVDELEKRIKDLKSVENWLNLNLNILKSTIQGLEVQHATMMALKSFGDAVSAAGAAATGSNQESETKTTSAKPRKTATRRRRKAGDATYLDEVGNSDEQ; from the coding sequence ATGTTTGGAACCATTCCAGAATTCAATCAAAGCCTAGAAATGTTTAAAACCATGTGGGGACAAGGTGCCGCAGGTCAAGCGGGACAATTTCCCTTCACGACAGATGCCACTAAGGCGGCTGGCGGCTTCGGATCAGCCTTTCCTGGTCTTGACGTGGATGAGTTAGAAAAACGCATTAAAGACCTTAAAAGCGTTGAAAACTGGCTGAATCTAAACCTCAATATCCTCAAATCAACTATTCAAGGTCTTGAGGTTCAACACGCCACCATGATGGCCCTTAAATCTTTTGGTGATGCTGTCTCAGCGGCAGGAGCAGCCGCTACCGGATCTAACCAAGAATCCGAAACTAAGACTACTAGTGCTAAACCTCGGAAAACCGCAACACGCCGTCGTCGCAAAGCTGGCGACGCAACTTACCTCGACGAAGTAGGTAATTCAGATGAGCAATAG
- a CDS encoding homocysteine S-methyltransferase family protein, which produces MQSNGFSQPYTRGQELPELLRRRILILDGAMGTMIQQYKLTEADYRGLPTNTRFEDHPGDVKGNNELLVLTRPEIISKIHEQYLDAGADIIETNTFGATSVAQEDYSMAGLAREMNEVSARLARAACEKYSTPEKPRFAAGAIGPTPKTASISPDVNDPGARNVTFDALRASYREQIEGLFAGGVDLFLVETIFDTLNAKAALFALDEFFEETGERLPVMISGTVTDASGRILSGQTVEAFWNSLRHIKPLTFGLNCALGAALMRPYIAELARICDAAVSCYPNAGLPNPMSDTGFDETPEITSSLVDGFAKDGLVNLVGGCCGTTPDHIRAIANAVAKRKPRAFYRENDEVSA; this is translated from the coding sequence ATGCAATCTAATGGTTTTTCCCAGCCCTACACCCGAGGTCAGGAGCTTCCCGAGCTGTTGAGGCGGCGCATTTTGATTTTGGATGGCGCAATGGGAACCATGATTCAGCAGTACAAGTTAACTGAAGCTGATTATCGTGGCTTACCGACAAATACCCGTTTTGAAGATCATCCTGGGGATGTCAAGGGCAATAACGAGTTATTGGTCTTAACTCGACCTGAAATTATTAGCAAGATCCACGAACAGTACTTGGATGCTGGCGCAGACATTATTGAAACAAATACTTTTGGTGCAACATCGGTTGCGCAAGAAGATTACAGCATGGCTGGCCTTGCTCGAGAGATGAATGAAGTTTCTGCAAGACTTGCTCGTGCAGCTTGTGAAAAATACAGCACTCCTGAGAAGCCTCGTTTTGCTGCGGGAGCAATTGGACCAACGCCAAAGACTGCTAGTATTTCACCAGACGTTAATGATCCAGGTGCGCGTAATGTAACGTTTGATGCATTACGTGCTTCGTATCGTGAGCAGATCGAGGGTTTGTTTGCTGGTGGAGTAGATTTATTTTTAGTTGAAACTATTTTCGATACGCTCAATGCAAAAGCTGCACTCTTTGCGCTTGATGAGTTCTTTGAAGAGACGGGCGAACGTCTGCCAGTCATGATTTCTGGAACTGTGACTGACGCATCAGGGCGTATTCTGTCTGGTCAAACTGTCGAAGCATTTTGGAATAGCTTACGTCATATCAAGCCCCTTACCTTTGGCCTAAACTGCGCGCTCGGTGCTGCGTTGATGCGTCCGTATATCGCTGAGCTTGCAAGGATTTGCGATGCAGCAGTCTCTTGCTATCCAAACGCAGGATTGCCTAATCCAATGAGTGATACGGGCTTTGATGAGACGCCCGAAATTACCTCGAGCTTGGTCGATGGATTTGCTAAGGATGGTTTGGTGAATTTGGTTGGCGGCTGCTGCGGTACTACGCCAGATCATATTCGTGCGATAGCAAATGCTGTTGCAAAGCGTAAGCCCCGTGCTTTTTATCGTGAGAATGATGAGGTCTCAGCATGA